From Novosphingobium resinovorum, the proteins below share one genomic window:
- a CDS encoding OmpP1/FadL family transporter gives MHTKYNRIFLASAASVVAFAWSGSASAQAFYLQEQSVRGQGRAFSGEAADTGVDSLWWNPASIAGMQGGEASVRASAILPRGKVVDNGTVIVRPLQAPASVGGNPVAKNPIDNGYLPSGAIAYGFGRVAVGLSLTAPYSFTTDYDADSWARYSADKTKLRTYDIQPSIAVELAKGLYIGGAANIEYVDATLGNYLPNLSPLLADGHQTLKGNGWDVGWSAGVQYHDGPVSLGFAYKSSIKHKLDGTVTLEGLAGPLAAQNGTIDAKASFSTPWMFIGSARAQMSKSLTLNAQVVRMGWSEFDTIDIGAPINQSIPENYRNSWTWAIGADYQVNPQWVLRTGFQRGITPTQDGNRDARVPDSNRWNFSAGTSYSPSPAFTIDAAASYITFKDAPIDRITAAYAGTAVQTPVITNGELKDASALVFSLGARMHF, from the coding sequence ATGCATACCAAGTACAACCGCATCTTCCTTGCGAGCGCGGCCAGCGTCGTCGCCTTCGCGTGGAGCGGATCGGCGAGCGCGCAGGCGTTCTACCTTCAGGAGCAGTCCGTCCGCGGACAGGGCCGCGCCTTCTCGGGCGAGGCGGCTGATACCGGCGTCGATTCCCTCTGGTGGAACCCGGCTTCGATCGCGGGCATGCAGGGCGGCGAGGCATCCGTGCGCGCCAGCGCGATCCTGCCGCGCGGCAAGGTCGTGGACAACGGCACCGTGATCGTGCGCCCGCTGCAGGCCCCGGCCTCGGTCGGCGGCAATCCGGTGGCGAAGAACCCGATCGATAACGGCTACCTGCCTTCGGGAGCGATCGCCTATGGGTTCGGCCGCGTGGCGGTGGGCCTGTCGCTGACGGCACCCTATTCGTTCACCACCGACTACGACGCCGACAGCTGGGCGCGCTACAGCGCCGACAAGACCAAGCTGCGCACTTACGACATCCAGCCCTCGATCGCGGTGGAACTGGCCAAGGGCCTCTACATCGGCGGCGCGGCGAACATCGAGTACGTCGATGCGACGCTGGGCAACTACCTCCCCAACCTGTCGCCGCTGCTCGCGGACGGGCACCAGACGCTCAAGGGCAACGGCTGGGATGTGGGCTGGTCGGCCGGTGTGCAGTACCATGACGGCCCGGTCTCGCTGGGCTTTGCCTACAAGTCCTCGATCAAGCACAAGCTGGATGGCACGGTGACGCTCGAAGGGCTGGCCGGTCCGCTCGCAGCGCAGAACGGCACGATCGACGCCAAGGCTTCGTTCAGCACGCCGTGGATGTTCATCGGCAGCGCCCGCGCGCAGATGAGCAAGAGCCTGACCCTCAACGCGCAGGTCGTGCGCATGGGCTGGAGCGAGTTCGACACCATCGACATCGGCGCGCCGATCAACCAGTCGATCCCCGAGAACTACCGCAACAGCTGGACCTGGGCGATCGGCGCCGATTATCAGGTCAACCCGCAGTGGGTCCTGCGCACCGGCTTCCAGCGCGGCATCACCCCGACGCAGGACGGCAACCGCGACGCGCGCGTGCCGGACAGCAACCGCTGGAACTTCTCGGCAGGCACCAGCTATTCGCCGAGCCCGGCCTTCACCATCGACGCGGCGGCCTCGTACATCACCTTCAAGGATGCGCCGATCGACCGCATCACCGCTGCCTACGCAGGCACGGCGGTGCAGACCCCGGTGATCACCAACGGCGAGTTGAAGGACGCTTCCGCTCTCGTATTCTCCCTTGGCGCAAGGATGCACTTCTAA
- a CDS encoding DUF2147 domain-containing protein — MHFLKLTTLALGSSAAIVAASPVLAADPGALAGSWRTPAKHGVVEIERCGGSICGKLVSSENILKNPELKDINNKDASKRDRRLKGLQILGGFKQDGNAWSGGTIYNPEDGGTYKATITPAGADTLKLKGCIVWPLCKTQTWTRIK, encoded by the coding sequence ATGCACTTCCTTAAACTTACAACGCTGGCGTTGGGTTCCAGCGCTGCGATCGTCGCCGCATCGCCGGTGCTGGCGGCGGATCCGGGCGCGCTGGCCGGCTCGTGGCGTACGCCTGCCAAGCACGGCGTGGTCGAGATCGAACGCTGCGGCGGTTCGATCTGCGGCAAGCTGGTGTCTTCCGAGAACATCCTGAAGAACCCGGAACTCAAGGACATCAACAACAAGGACGCGTCCAAGCGCGACCGCCGCCTCAAGGGACTGCAGATCCTCGGCGGCTTCAAGCAGGACGGCAACGCCTGGTCGGGCGGGACGATCTACAACCCGGAAGACGGCGGCACCTACAAGGCCACGATCACCCCGGCGGGCGCGGACACCCTCAAGCTCAAGGGCTGCATCGTCTGGCCGCTATGCAAAACCCAGACATGGACGCGGATCAAGTAG
- a CDS encoding Lrp/AsnC family transcriptional regulator, with product MTELDPYERKILRELQRDANQTTAQIAERVGLSPSPCWRRIDRLEREGFIQRRVAIVDRHKVGLNAHVFVQVKLNAHGRANLDEFAAKIREYPEVLDCYVLLGSVDFMIRVVAEDISAYERFFFEKLSQLPGVQEITSTVALSEIKATTALPI from the coding sequence ATGACCGAGCTTGATCCATATGAGCGAAAAATTCTCCGCGAACTGCAGCGCGACGCGAATCAGACCACGGCGCAGATCGCCGAGCGGGTGGGGCTGTCCCCCTCGCCCTGCTGGCGGCGGATCGACCGGCTGGAGCGCGAGGGCTTCATCCAGCGCCGCGTGGCGATCGTCGATCGGCACAAGGTCGGCCTCAACGCGCATGTCTTCGTGCAGGTGAAGCTGAACGCCCACGGCCGCGCCAACCTCGACGAATTCGCCGCCAAGATCCGCGAATATCCGGAGGTTCTGGACTGCTACGTGCTGCTGGGCTCGGTCGATTTCATGATCCGGGTGGTCGCCGAGGACATCAGCGCCTATGAGCGCTTCTTCTTCGAGAAGCTGTCCCAGCTTCCCGGCGTTCAGGAAATTACCTCGACGGTCGCGCTGTCGGAGATCAAGGCGACGACGGCGTTGCCGATCTGA
- the paoA gene encoding aldehyde dehydrogenase iron-sulfur subunit PaoA, whose amino-acid sequence MTEGYGAISRRDVLKTSATGAAIAGSLGPGNVAMAQAQTAAPPHAAVSLKINGKVTRLELDTRTTLLDALREYVKLTGTKKGCDHGQCGACTVIVNGRRINSCLTLAVMHEGDEVTTIEGLGSPDNLHPMQAAFVEHDGYQCGYCTPGQICSAVAVLEEIRAGVPSHVTADVSKPSPMTTTEMRERMSGNICRCGAYSNIAEAMAQVAGVKA is encoded by the coding sequence ATGACGGAAGGATACGGAGCGATCTCTCGGCGCGACGTTCTCAAGACCAGTGCGACGGGCGCGGCGATCGCCGGTTCGCTCGGCCCGGGCAACGTGGCGATGGCACAGGCTCAGACCGCCGCGCCGCCGCATGCCGCCGTCAGCCTCAAGATCAACGGCAAGGTGACCCGGCTGGAGCTGGACACCCGCACCACGCTGCTCGATGCCCTGCGCGAGTATGTGAAGCTGACCGGCACCAAGAAGGGCTGCGACCACGGCCAGTGCGGCGCCTGCACGGTCATCGTCAACGGCCGCCGCATCAACTCGTGCCTGACCCTGGCGGTGATGCACGAGGGCGACGAGGTGACCACCATCGAAGGCCTCGGCAGCCCCGACAACCTGCACCCGATGCAGGCCGCCTTCGTCGAGCATGACGGCTACCAGTGCGGCTACTGCACACCGGGCCAGATCTGCTCGGCCGTCGCGGTGCTCGAGGAGATCCGCGCCGGCGTGCCCAGCCACGTCACGGCCGACGTCTCCAAGCCCTCGCCGATGACGACGACCGAGATGCGCGAGCGCATGAGCGGCAACATCTGCCGCTGCGGCGCTTACTCCAACATCGCCGAAGCCATGGCTCAGGTCGCAGGAGTGAAGGCATGA
- a CDS encoding 3-hydroxyacyl-CoA dehydrogenase/enoyl-CoA hydratase family protein: protein MSQPIKKVCVIGAGTMGAGIAAQVANAGVPVLLLDIVPKESGNRNAVAEGAVAKMLKTEPAPFMSKAAAKLVETGNIEDHLEKIAECDWVIEAVIERLDIKQGLYAKLEAVKREGTAVSSNTSTIPLAQLVDGRSEAFRRDFLITHFFNPPRYMRLLEIVTGPDTDAGVAAKVEQFADVAMGKTVVKAKDTPGFIANRIGTYWIQLGLNAAFDQGLSVELADAVAGKPMGVPKTGIFGLVDLVGIDLMPHLQASLTSTLPKDDPYHAIARSHPLIEKMIADGYIGRKGKGGFYRLNKEMSRRKEAIDLATGEYRETIRAAGPSGKAARGDLRALVETKGPIGEYAWAVLGGTLAYAASLIPSAADDVVAIDDAMKLGYNWKAGPFEMIDKLGAAWLAQRLESEGKPVPEILKVAGDRPFYRIENGVRQALALNGTYGDIKRPQGVLSLADVKLAGKPLLKNASAALWDIGDGVTALEFTGKMNALDGEVMKLIVEAIPLVASKYKALVVYTDADNFSAGANLGLAIFAVNIAAWSEIEKLVAGGQMAYKGLKYAPFPVVGAPAGMALGGGCEILLHCDAIQAHAELYMGLVECGVGLVPGWGGNGELLDRWQSNPMMPKGPMPAVAKVFETVSTASVSKSAAQAKEMLFLRADDAITMNRDRLLYDAKQKALSLVEGYKPREAPHFRLPGESGRTALSMAAEGFHKQGKATDYDMVVSDALATVLTGGEADLVDVVSEQELLKLEREAFMRLVRSPRSIARVEHMLETGKPLRN, encoded by the coding sequence ATGAGCCAGCCGATCAAGAAAGTCTGCGTCATCGGCGCGGGCACCATGGGTGCCGGGATCGCCGCGCAGGTCGCGAATGCGGGCGTGCCGGTGCTGCTGCTCGACATCGTGCCCAAGGAAAGCGGCAACCGCAATGCCGTGGCCGAAGGCGCGGTGGCGAAGATGCTCAAGACCGAGCCCGCGCCTTTCATGAGCAAGGCTGCCGCGAAGCTCGTCGAGACCGGCAACATCGAGGATCACCTTGAAAAGATTGCCGAATGCGACTGGGTGATCGAGGCCGTCATCGAACGCCTCGACATCAAGCAGGGCCTTTATGCCAAACTGGAGGCGGTGAAGCGCGAGGGGACGGCGGTGTCGTCCAACACCTCGACGATCCCGCTGGCGCAGCTGGTCGATGGCCGTTCCGAGGCGTTCAGGCGCGACTTCCTCATCACCCACTTCTTCAACCCGCCGCGCTACATGCGGCTGCTGGAGATCGTCACCGGGCCGGATACCGATGCCGGTGTCGCCGCTAAGGTCGAGCAATTCGCTGACGTGGCGATGGGCAAGACGGTGGTGAAGGCCAAGGACACGCCGGGATTTATTGCCAATCGCATAGGCACTTACTGGATCCAGCTGGGCCTCAACGCGGCCTTCGATCAGGGCTTGAGCGTCGAACTGGCCGATGCCGTTGCGGGTAAGCCCATGGGCGTGCCCAAGACCGGGATCTTCGGCCTCGTCGATCTCGTCGGCATCGATCTGATGCCGCATCTGCAGGCCAGCCTGACCTCGACGCTGCCCAAGGACGACCCCTACCACGCCATCGCGCGCAGCCATCCGCTTATCGAAAAGATGATCGCCGACGGCTATATCGGACGCAAGGGCAAGGGTGGATTCTACAGACTTAACAAGGAGATGAGCCGCCGTAAGGAGGCCATCGACCTTGCTACCGGCGAGTACCGCGAGACCATCCGCGCTGCCGGTCCCTCGGGCAAGGCGGCCCGCGGCGACCTTCGTGCGCTGGTCGAGACCAAGGGGCCGATCGGCGAATACGCCTGGGCGGTTTTGGGCGGGACGCTGGCTTATGCGGCTTCGCTGATTCCGTCGGCGGCGGACGATGTGGTGGCGATCGACGATGCGATGAAGCTCGGCTACAACTGGAAGGCCGGGCCGTTCGAGATGATCGACAAGCTGGGCGCCGCCTGGCTGGCGCAGCGCCTTGAATCCGAAGGAAAACCTGTCCCTGAAATCCTCAAGGTGGCGGGCGACAGGCCGTTCTATCGCATCGAAAACGGGGTGCGACAGGCACTGGCACTCAACGGCACCTACGGGGACATTAAACGCCCCCAAGGCGTCCTCAGCCTCGCCGACGTGAAGCTGGCAGGCAAACCGCTGCTTAAGAATGCGTCCGCCGCGCTGTGGGACATCGGCGACGGTGTCACCGCCCTCGAATTCACCGGCAAGATGAACGCGCTCGACGGCGAGGTCATGAAGCTGATCGTCGAGGCGATCCCGCTGGTGGCATCGAAGTACAAGGCTCTGGTCGTCTACACCGACGCCGACAACTTCTCGGCGGGCGCCAACCTCGGCCTCGCGATCTTCGCGGTGAACATCGCCGCGTGGAGCGAGATCGAGAAGCTCGTCGCCGGTGGGCAGATGGCGTACAAGGGCCTGAAGTACGCGCCGTTCCCCGTGGTCGGCGCGCCGGCGGGCATGGCGCTGGGCGGCGGGTGCGAGATTTTGCTCCATTGCGATGCGATCCAGGCCCATGCCGAGTTGTACATGGGCCTCGTCGAATGCGGTGTCGGCCTTGTCCCGGGCTGGGGCGGCAATGGCGAACTGCTCGACCGCTGGCAGAGCAATCCCATGATGCCGAAGGGCCCGATGCCCGCCGTCGCCAAGGTGTTCGAGACGGTCTCCACCGCCTCGGTGTCGAAGTCTGCGGCGCAGGCGAAGGAGATGCTGTTCCTGCGCGCCGACGACGCGATCACCATGAACCGCGATCGCCTGCTCTACGACGCCAAGCAGAAGGCGTTGTCGCTGGTCGAGGGCTACAAACCGCGCGAGGCCCCGCACTTCCGCCTGCCCGGCGAGAGTGGCCGCACCGCGCTGTCGATGGCGGCCGAGGGCTTCCACAAGCAGGGCAAGGCCACTGACTACGACATGGTCGTCTCCGATGCGCTGGCGACGGTGCTGACCGGCGGCGAGGCCGATCTGGTCGATGTGGTGAGCGAACAGGAACTGCTCAAGCTGGAGCGCGAGGCGTTCATGCGGCTGGTCCGGAGTCCGCGCTCGATCGCCCGGGTGGAGCACATGCTCGAAACCGGCAAGCCGCTGCGCAATTAA
- a CDS encoding MFS family transporter: MSHPLTIEPTPEAPQLTDRMRLKAIVAGSAGNLIEWYDFYVYAFTALYFSSEFFPKSDALVQVMATSGIFAVGFLMRPIGGWFFGRYADRHGRQKAMVVSVLMMGAGALLIASLPTYATIGVAAPALLLLGRMLQGFSTGGQYGTAATYLSEIAGPKRRGFWSSFQYVTLIGGQLTATLVILLLQQLLGDAGMKAWGWRIGFLIGAVAAGCIVLLRDHMHETADARDREGAEAGSLAELFRHSTRAFLIVAALTAGGSLMFYSFTTYMQKFLVLTVGMAKETATLMMTAVLIVFMIQQPLMGLLSDRIGRRNNIVAFAALGVVFTVPLFSALAVTKSPVTAFLLIAAGLTICSFYTSVSGLFKAELFPVHVRALGVGLAYGVANALFGGTAENVAFAFKQIGMEHGFYWYVTAFCVVSLVAALMLPDTRRENPLDRVATA, translated from the coding sequence ATGTCGCACCCCCTCACGATCGAACCCACCCCCGAAGCGCCGCAACTGACGGACAGGATGCGCCTCAAGGCCATCGTCGCGGGCTCTGCGGGCAATCTGATCGAGTGGTACGACTTCTACGTCTACGCCTTCACCGCGCTCTATTTCTCCTCCGAGTTCTTCCCCAAGAGCGACGCGCTGGTGCAGGTCATGGCGACCAGCGGCATCTTCGCGGTGGGCTTCCTGATGCGGCCGATCGGGGGATGGTTCTTCGGGCGCTATGCCGACCGGCACGGGCGCCAGAAGGCGATGGTCGTCTCGGTGCTGATGATGGGTGCGGGGGCGCTGCTGATCGCGTCGCTTCCGACATACGCGACGATCGGCGTCGCGGCTCCGGCGCTGCTGCTGCTGGGACGCATGCTGCAGGGCTTCTCGACCGGCGGGCAGTACGGCACGGCGGCTACGTATCTCTCCGAGATCGCCGGGCCGAAGCGACGCGGGTTCTGGTCCTCGTTCCAGTACGTCACGCTGATCGGCGGGCAGCTGACCGCGACGCTGGTGATCCTGCTGCTTCAGCAGCTCCTGGGCGATGCCGGGATGAAGGCGTGGGGCTGGCGCATCGGCTTCCTGATCGGTGCCGTCGCCGCCGGGTGCATCGTGCTGTTGCGCGATCACATGCACGAGACCGCAGACGCCAGGGACCGTGAAGGCGCCGAGGCTGGAAGCCTAGCGGAACTATTCCGCCACTCGACCCGCGCCTTCCTGATCGTTGCGGCGCTGACGGCGGGCGGCAGCCTGATGTTCTATTCCTTCACCACCTATATGCAGAAGTTCCTCGTCCTGACCGTCGGCATGGCCAAGGAGACGGCGACGCTGATGATGACGGCGGTGCTGATCGTGTTCATGATCCAGCAGCCGCTGATGGGCCTGCTCTCCGACCGGATCGGGCGGCGCAACAACATCGTCGCCTTCGCCGCGCTGGGCGTGGTGTTCACGGTGCCGCTGTTCAGCGCGCTGGCGGTGACGAAAAGCCCCGTCACCGCGTTCCTGCTGATCGCGGCGGGGCTGACGATCTGCAGTTTCTACACCTCCGTCAGCGGGCTGTTCAAGGCGGAGCTGTTCCCCGTCCATGTCCGCGCGCTGGGCGTGGGCCTTGCCTATGGTGTGGCCAACGCGCTGTTCGGCGGCACAGCGGAGAACGTGGCCTTCGCCTTCAAGCAGATCGGCATGGAGCACGGCTTCTACTGGTACGTCACTGCGTTCTGCGTGGTGTCGCTGGTGGCGGCGCTGATGCTGCCCGACACCCGCCGCGAAAATCCGCTGGACCGCGTGGCCACGGCCTAG
- a CDS encoding acyl-CoA dehydrogenase C-terminal domain-containing protein encodes MQVYEAPLRDMRFVIHELHQDDGFGNLEALEEFSPDLVDAVLEEAAKVAQEVLLPLNRSGDIEGCVLENGVVRTPKGFKEAYEMFRDGGWCALASDPEWGGQGLPEAVNKMTEEMICSANLSFSLYPGLTHGGTTAIEAYASEDLKQFYLPKMVSGEWSGTMCLTEPHCGTDLGMLRTKAVPQEDGSYKLTGAKIFISAGEHDLTPNIVHLVLARLPNAPEGVKGISLFLVPKYLPKDDGTPGPSNGVSVAAIEHKMGLKASATCQLNFDDSTGWIVGKPGKGMEAMFKMMNTERVSVGVQGLGVGEAAYQSAVYYAKDRLQGRSLSGVKNPNGPADPIIVHPDVRRMLMTMRAYNEGCRALGGWVSRALDAEKHATDPAVKQNAEDFIALMTPVVKALFTDLGHESANLAVQVYGGHGYIAESGVEQYARDARIAMIYEGTNGIQALDLVGRKMPAHMGRYLRSFFHPVSAFVEANKADAQFGPMIAALEKAFGALQLSTGTIAQKGMKDPEEAGAAATDYLRLMGLVAMAYCFAKSALIARDRLGEGSEDAGFYKAKLATVQFYFDRILPQATAAFLAIKAGKASMMALEDAAF; translated from the coding sequence ATGCAAGTCTATGAGGCGCCCCTGCGCGACATGCGGTTCGTGATCCACGAACTCCATCAGGACGACGGCTTCGGCAATCTGGAGGCGCTGGAGGAATTCAGCCCCGACCTCGTCGATGCCGTGCTCGAAGAGGCGGCGAAGGTGGCGCAGGAAGTTCTGCTGCCGCTCAACCGCTCCGGCGACATCGAGGGCTGCGTGCTGGAAAACGGCGTGGTCCGCACCCCCAAGGGCTTCAAGGAAGCCTACGAAATGTTCCGCGACGGCGGCTGGTGCGCGCTCGCGTCGGACCCCGAGTGGGGTGGGCAGGGCCTTCCCGAAGCGGTGAACAAGATGACCGAGGAGATGATCTGCTCGGCCAACCTCTCGTTCAGCCTCTATCCCGGCCTGACGCACGGCGGCACGACCGCGATCGAGGCTTACGCCAGCGAGGATCTGAAGCAGTTCTACCTGCCGAAGATGGTCTCGGGCGAATGGTCGGGCACGATGTGCCTGACCGAGCCGCACTGCGGCACCGACCTCGGCATGCTGCGCACCAAGGCGGTGCCGCAGGAGGATGGCTCCTACAAGCTGACCGGCGCCAAGATCTTCATCTCGGCGGGCGAGCATGACCTGACGCCCAACATCGTCCACCTCGTCCTCGCGCGCCTGCCCAATGCGCCCGAGGGCGTGAAGGGGATCAGCCTGTTCCTGGTGCCCAAGTATCTGCCCAAGGACGACGGCACCCCGGGTCCGTCGAACGGCGTCTCGGTGGCGGCGATCGAGCACAAGATGGGGCTCAAGGCTTCGGCCACCTGCCAGCTCAACTTCGACGATTCCACCGGCTGGATCGTCGGCAAGCCGGGCAAGGGCATGGAGGCCATGTTCAAGATGATGAACACCGAGCGCGTCTCGGTGGGTGTGCAGGGCCTTGGCGTGGGCGAGGCGGCCTATCAGTCGGCGGTCTACTACGCGAAGGACCGCCTGCAGGGGCGCTCGCTGTCGGGCGTGAAGAACCCGAACGGCCCGGCCGATCCGATCATCGTCCACCCCGACGTGCGCCGCATGCTCATGACGATGCGCGCCTACAACGAAGGCTGCCGCGCGCTGGGCGGCTGGGTCAGCCGCGCGCTCGATGCCGAGAAGCACGCGACCGACCCGGCGGTGAAGCAGAACGCCGAGGACTTCATCGCGCTGATGACCCCGGTGGTGAAGGCGCTGTTCACCGACCTCGGCCACGAGAGCGCCAATCTGGCGGTGCAGGTCTACGGCGGCCACGGCTACATCGCCGAGAGCGGCGTGGAGCAGTACGCCCGCGACGCGCGCATCGCGATGATCTATGAGGGCACTAACGGCATCCAGGCGCTCGATCTGGTGGGCCGCAAGATGCCCGCGCACATGGGGCGCTATCTGCGCAGCTTCTTCCATCCGGTGTCGGCCTTCGTGGAAGCGAACAAGGCGGATGCGCAGTTCGGTCCGATGATCGCCGCGCTGGAGAAGGCGTTCGGTGCGCTGCAGCTTTCCACCGGCACCATCGCGCAGAAGGGCATGAAGGATCCCGAGGAAGCAGGCGCTGCGGCGACTGATTACCTGCGGCTGATGGGGCTAGTGGCGATGGCCTACTGCTTCGCGAAGTCGGCGCTGATCGCGCGGGACAGGCTGGGCGAAGGCAGCGAGGACGCGGGCTTTTACAAGGCGAAGCTGGCGACGGTGCAGTTCTACTTCGACCGCATCCTGCCGCAGGCGACGGCAGCGTTCCTGGCGATCAAGGCGGGCAAGGCCTCGATGATGGCGCTGGAAGACGCGGCGTTCTGA
- a CDS encoding Leu/Phe/Val dehydrogenase has product MVAQTRRMMPPIEYVRLSDEAAGLDGIIAIHSTARGPAAGGCRLWTYDDPEAAMRDAFRLAEGMSYKNAMAHLPLGGGKAVLRRPAGDFDRRALFEAFGEAVEKLDGRYVTAEDVGTGVADMECVARHTRHVAGRTALPGLAGGDPSPWTALGVFEAMKAAVEFRYGSGLAGVTVAISGVGNVGAGLARLLHGAGAKLVVADIDPLRCARLAEETGARIMGIAGIAAVEAEVFAPCALGGALDDATVEALHAKVVCGAANNQLAAPHVADLLMERGIAYAPDYVANAGGIINVAAEYLGESESEVRGRVMAIGPRMRELLDTAASDGLPPPVVADRMAEELMRPETVAA; this is encoded by the coding sequence ATGGTTGCCCAGACCCGGCGCATGATGCCGCCGATCGAATATGTCCGCCTGTCCGACGAAGCCGCCGGTCTTGACGGCATCATCGCCATCCACTCCACCGCGCGCGGGCCTGCGGCGGGCGGCTGCCGCCTGTGGACATACGACGACCCCGAAGCCGCCATGCGCGACGCCTTCCGACTGGCCGAGGGCATGAGCTACAAGAACGCCATGGCCCACCTGCCGCTCGGCGGCGGCAAGGCCGTGCTACGCCGCCCCGCCGGTGACTTCGACCGTCGCGCGCTGTTCGAGGCATTCGGCGAGGCGGTCGAGAAGCTCGATGGCCGCTACGTCACTGCCGAGGACGTCGGCACCGGCGTCGCCGACATGGAGTGCGTGGCGCGCCATACCCGCCATGTCGCGGGCCGCACCGCGCTGCCGGGCCTTGCCGGCGGCGATCCCTCGCCCTGGACCGCGCTCGGCGTGTTCGAGGCGATGAAGGCGGCGGTCGAGTTCCGCTACGGAAGCGGCCTTGCGGGCGTGACGGTGGCGATCTCCGGCGTCGGCAATGTCGGCGCGGGGCTGGCGCGGCTGCTCCACGGCGCGGGCGCGAAGCTGGTGGTTGCCGACATCGACCCGCTGCGCTGCGCGCGTCTCGCCGAGGAAACCGGCGCGCGGATCATGGGGATCGCGGGCATCGCCGCCGTGGAGGCCGAAGTCTTCGCGCCCTGCGCGCTGGGCGGTGCGCTCGATGACGCGACGGTCGAGGCATTGCACGCAAAGGTCGTGTGCGGTGCGGCCAACAACCAGCTTGCCGCGCCGCATGTCGCGGACCTGCTGATGGAGCGCGGCATTGCCTATGCCCCGGACTATGTCGCCAACGCGGGCGGCATCATCAACGTCGCGGCCGAATACCTCGGCGAGAGCGAAAGCGAAGTGCGCGGCCGGGTCATGGCGATTGGTCCGCGCATGCGCGAACTGCTGGATACCGCCGCCAGCGACGGCCTGCCGCCGCCGGTCGTGGCCGATCGCATGGCCGAGGAACTGATGCGGCCGGAGACGGTAGCTGCTTAA
- a CDS encoding thiolase family protein: MQSVVIAGYARSPFHLANKGALARVRPDDLAAQVIRGLISKTGVEPADIEDIIVGCAFPEGEQGLNVARLIGQIAGLPQSVGGMTVNRFCGSSMSAIHIAMGQIAVGAGEVFICAGIESMSRVPMSGFNPLPNPALAKSTAAYIGMGETAENVATQYQISRGEQEALAVESQKKAAAAREAGKLADEIVPIETKGGTVSEDGTIRPETTAEALAGLKPAFDANGSVTAGTSSPLTDGASAVLVTTEEYARAHGLPILARIKSVAISGCAPETMGLGPILSSQKALERAGISASDLDVVELNEAFASQALACIKDLNLDTAKVNIDGGAIAIGHPLGATGARIVGKAASLLKREGGKYALASQCIGGGQGIATVLEAVE, encoded by the coding sequence ATGCAAAGCGTCGTGATCGCGGGCTACGCCCGTTCGCCGTTTCACCTGGCCAACAAGGGCGCACTCGCCCGCGTCCGCCCCGACGACCTCGCCGCGCAGGTGATCCGGGGGCTGATTTCCAAGACCGGCGTGGAGCCCGCCGATATCGAGGACATCATCGTCGGCTGCGCTTTTCCCGAGGGAGAGCAGGGGCTTAACGTCGCGCGCCTGATCGGCCAGATTGCGGGACTGCCGCAGTCGGTCGGCGGGATGACGGTGAACCGTTTCTGCGGCTCCTCGATGAGCGCGATTCACATCGCCATGGGCCAGATCGCCGTAGGGGCTGGCGAGGTATTCATCTGCGCCGGTATCGAATCGATGAGCCGGGTGCCGATGAGCGGCTTCAACCCGCTGCCGAACCCGGCGCTGGCTAAGTCGACCGCCGCTTATATCGGCATGGGCGAGACGGCCGAAAACGTCGCCACCCAGTATCAGATTTCGCGCGGCGAACAGGAAGCGCTCGCCGTCGAGAGCCAGAAGAAGGCCGCCGCCGCGCGCGAAGCAGGCAAGCTGGCCGATGAGATCGTGCCCATCGAAACCAAGGGTGGCACCGTCAGCGAAGACGGTACGATCCGCCCCGAAACCACCGCCGAAGCCCTTGCTGGCCTGAAGCCCGCGTTCGATGCCAACGGTTCGGTGACGGCGGGCACCTCCTCCCCGCTGACCGACGGCGCCAGCGCGGTGCTGGTGACCACCGAGGAATACGCGCGTGCTCACGGACTGCCGATCCTCGCCCGCATCAAGTCGGTCGCGATCTCCGGCTGCGCGCCCGAGACTATGGGCCTCGGCCCGATCCTCTCGAGCCAGAAGGCGCTGGAGCGCGCGGGGATTTCCGCCAGCGACCTCGACGTCGTGGAACTCAACGAAGCCTTTGCGTCCCAGGCACTTGCCTGCATCAAGGACCTGAACCTCGACACCGCCAAGGTGAACATCGACGGCGGCGCGATCGCCATCGGCCACCCGCTTGGCGCGACCGGTGCGCGCATCGTCGGCAAGGCGGCATCGCTGCTCAAGCGCGAGGGCGGCAAGTACGCGCTCGCCAGCCAGTGCATCGGCGGCGGTCAGGGCATCGCCACCGTTCTGGAGGCCGTGGAATGA